Proteins from a single region of uncultured Fibrobacter sp.:
- the thrC gene encoding threonine synthase: MSQFNAHFRNINGDDTYPLTDVIYRSKVDGSLLEVEHDRAALASKSPDEWKKLFAERRMSFEPADMSGIWSKREMVLPDMPLEDIVTMREGWSPLFDAAPLAKEMGIKSLKVKLCGNSHTGSFKDLGMTVLVSQVNHIIKKGIHPIDAVACASTGDTSAALSAYCAKAGIPSIVFLPAGKTSVAQLIQPISNGSIVLALDTDFDGCMKIVQQVTADNRIYLANSMNSLRVEGQKTISPEICQEMGWKVPDTVIIPGGNLGNVSALAKGFEDCKAMGLIDRIPRIIVAQAENANPFFQAYERGFDKLVPMQAKKTLASAIQIGNPVSYPKAVRAIQKTNGMVVSVTEEELANAAHRGDRIGLYCCPHTGVALGALEKLVAAGKIDKEENVVVISTAHGLKFTEFKVGYHEKKLENICSKFANPVFKAPADLGAVMDILKKEMAERRR; the protein is encoded by the coding sequence ATGTCTCAATTCAACGCTCATTTTAGGAACATCAACGGGGACGATACCTACCCGCTGACCGACGTCATTTACCGCAGCAAGGTGGACGGAAGCCTGCTCGAAGTCGAACACGACCGCGCAGCACTCGCCAGCAAGAGCCCCGACGAATGGAAAAAGCTCTTTGCCGAACGCCGCATGAGCTTTGAACCGGCCGACATGAGCGGCATCTGGAGCAAGCGCGAAATGGTGCTCCCCGACATGCCCCTCGAAGACATCGTGACGATGCGCGAAGGCTGGAGCCCGCTGTTTGACGCGGCTCCCTTGGCCAAGGAAATGGGCATCAAGAGCCTCAAGGTCAAGCTTTGCGGTAACTCCCACACGGGTTCTTTCAAGGACCTCGGCATGACGGTTCTCGTGAGCCAGGTGAACCACATCATCAAGAAAGGCATTCACCCGATTGACGCCGTGGCCTGCGCCTCTACCGGCGATACCTCTGCAGCCTTGAGCGCCTACTGCGCCAAGGCAGGCATTCCTAGCATCGTGTTCCTGCCCGCCGGGAAGACTAGCGTTGCCCAGCTGATCCAGCCGATTTCTAACGGCAGCATCGTGCTCGCCCTCGACACCGACTTTGACGGTTGCATGAAGATTGTGCAGCAGGTCACCGCCGACAACCGCATCTACCTCGCCAACTCCATGAACAGCCTCCGCGTGGAAGGCCAGAAGACGATTTCTCCGGAAATCTGCCAGGAAATGGGCTGGAAGGTGCCCGACACCGTGATTATCCCGGGCGGAAACCTCGGTAACGTGAGTGCCCTGGCCAAGGGTTTCGAAGACTGCAAGGCCATGGGCCTTATCGACCGCATCCCGCGCATTATCGTGGCTCAGGCCGAAAACGCCAACCCGTTCTTCCAGGCTTACGAACGCGGCTTCGACAAGCTCGTTCCGATGCAGGCCAAGAAGACTCTCGCCTCTGCCATCCAGATCGGTAACCCGGTCAGCTACCCGAAGGCCGTGCGCGCTATCCAGAAGACGAACGGCATGGTCGTAAGCGTCACAGAAGAAGAACTCGCCAATGCAGCCCACCGCGGCGACCGCATCGGTCTCTACTGCTGCCCGCATACGGGTGTGGCTCTCGGCGCCCTCGAAAAGCTCGTTGCAGCAGGCAAGATCGACAAGGAAGAAAACGTGGTCGTCATCAGTACGGCACACGGTCTCAAGTTCACCGAATTCAAGGTCGGCTACCACGAAAAGAAGCTCGAGAACATTTGTTCGAAATTTGCGAACCCCGTGTTCAAGGCTCCGGCAGACCTCGGCGCCGTCATGGACATCTTGAAGAAAGAAATGGCAGAAAGACGTCGCTAG
- a CDS encoding glycosyl hydrolase family 28-related protein, with the protein MGSKIINVTKDPYFAKGDGKNDDTEAIQRALNDHPDGDYIIYLPHGIYKVTDGLVWPETKKKESSSRRTILQGQSIGGTIIQLADSTYGFDNQDFPKAMIFTGEGPGPKYRNAIRDMTIRTGKGNPGAIGIRFNASNQGTINNVKVYSGDSTGVYGIDLGFTEGIGPLLLKNVEIRGFDIGVYAKGENGTATLEHVTLGGQRKYGLENEDMNLAIRSLRVKGYVPAVYNHGEFAMMSLVDGLLEFDNDKKKVKPTTAIINESHLFARSMKVSRYKTMIQSKKKGYNEEMIQGEIIEFATQETHQLCHSPKQSMRLAVAETPNFSEQKADSWITIAGDYGGKSNTGSDDSKAIQEAIDDGAETLYFPPGGRWTINRDIYIRNRVRRILGIEGRIDGKGKFIIENGAFGELTIERFSEFGSGIILKAKRNLLLKNMMVRSLETDDLGGGDIYMEDVTIGTIQLNYQKLWGRQVTMMGDTKGPKITNNGGDIWILGLTAKKGNTVIQNFNKANAELIGVEIVASDKAKDRAMFINDNSGLSVMGLRETLTRGNEFHKIVEESRQASSTKTLLGTDLLKTPNGGSLLPLYVGYAPKQGANEKPKASIPKEMLLVQPNMLRIKGSIEDDGRGDGLCEDPVHWKKGLGPGKAIFSDSSAYETDVSFTASGRYNIIFTGDDGYQTGSDTGKVYVFDRQYTTLDHTGDGIPSGKGAATWISEFDNYSPHNSDHEFHVANVQNGSAGKIYLRFDLSALPGPLFDAALKLEFDKEAIKKPIQFNIFGLKETSKEMNFGDQKLGVDWADYELTWENAPANIPQAGGQFNIRKNSGGGVDTKYADFLGLITLNPKAPLGAFVRTPTLTEFFKRKHASNLYTLILTAVEPGETILPSAAAGKEFAPSLYVGYFDNTRSVGGEAMDGGYTLSKVNIDIYNLECDFDLTVGYPQFIQIEIVNEFGKRMLTVAARDLEGEKKTHFKFKAIAFPTGKYTLRVIGEAFTAEQKFYILN; encoded by the coding sequence ATGGGCTCAAAAATCATTAACGTAACCAAGGACCCCTACTTTGCCAAGGGGGACGGCAAAAACGATGACACCGAAGCGATTCAACGGGCCTTGAACGACCACCCCGATGGCGACTACATCATTTACTTGCCTCACGGAATTTACAAGGTGACCGACGGACTTGTCTGGCCGGAAACCAAGAAAAAGGAATCTTCTAGCAGGCGTACCATTTTGCAAGGCCAAAGCATTGGCGGAACCATTATCCAACTTGCCGACAGCACCTACGGTTTCGACAACCAGGATTTTCCCAAGGCCATGATATTCACCGGCGAAGGTCCTGGCCCCAAGTACAGGAACGCCATCCGTGACATGACTATACGCACCGGCAAGGGAAACCCCGGCGCCATCGGTATCCGATTCAATGCTTCGAACCAGGGAACCATCAACAACGTGAAGGTGTATTCCGGAGACTCCACGGGCGTCTACGGCATCGACCTGGGTTTTACCGAAGGAATCGGCCCCCTGCTCCTCAAGAATGTCGAAATACGCGGATTTGACATCGGCGTCTACGCCAAAGGCGAGAACGGAACCGCAACCCTTGAACACGTCACCCTGGGTGGACAGCGCAAATACGGTCTTGAAAACGAGGACATGAACCTCGCCATCCGTTCGCTTAGGGTTAAAGGATATGTTCCCGCCGTCTATAACCACGGCGAATTTGCAATGATGAGCCTGGTCGACGGATTGTTGGAATTCGACAACGACAAGAAAAAGGTGAAGCCCACGACGGCGATTATCAACGAAAGCCACCTATTCGCAAGGTCCATGAAGGTCTCGCGCTACAAGACCATGATCCAGTCCAAGAAAAAGGGCTACAACGAAGAAATGATCCAGGGAGAAATCATCGAATTTGCAACCCAGGAAACCCACCAGCTTTGTCATAGCCCCAAGCAGTCCATGAGGCTTGCCGTTGCAGAAACTCCGAACTTTTCTGAACAGAAGGCGGACAGCTGGATTACCATCGCAGGCGACTACGGTGGAAAATCGAACACAGGTTCCGACGACTCCAAGGCCATTCAGGAAGCCATTGACGATGGCGCCGAAACCCTGTATTTTCCGCCAGGAGGCCGTTGGACCATCAACAGGGACATTTACATTCGCAACCGAGTCCGTCGCATTCTCGGCATCGAAGGCCGCATCGATGGCAAGGGCAAGTTCATTATCGAAAATGGAGCCTTTGGGGAACTCACCATCGAAAGATTTTCGGAATTTGGCAGCGGTATTATCCTAAAGGCCAAGCGCAACCTGCTTCTCAAGAACATGATGGTCCGTTCGCTTGAAACCGACGACCTGGGCGGCGGAGACATCTACATGGAAGACGTGACGATTGGCACGATCCAGCTGAATTACCAGAAACTGTGGGGACGACAGGTCACCATGATGGGCGACACCAAGGGCCCGAAGATTACCAACAACGGTGGCGACATCTGGATTTTGGGCCTTACCGCCAAAAAGGGAAACACGGTCATTCAGAACTTCAACAAGGCGAACGCCGAACTCATCGGTGTCGAAATCGTAGCAAGTGACAAGGCGAAAGACCGCGCCATGTTTATCAACGACAATTCTGGACTCTCGGTGATGGGGCTTCGCGAAACGCTCACCCGCGGAAACGAGTTCCATAAGATCGTCGAAGAATCGAGGCAGGCGTCTTCCACCAAGACCCTGCTGGGCACAGACCTTTTAAAGACCCCGAACGGAGGCTCCCTACTCCCCCTCTACGTAGGATACGCCCCCAAGCAAGGTGCAAACGAAAAGCCCAAGGCAAGCATTCCCAAAGAAATGCTCCTGGTGCAGCCCAACATGCTTCGCATCAAGGGAAGCATCGAAGACGACGGACGTGGCGACGGGCTCTGCGAAGATCCGGTCCACTGGAAAAAGGGACTCGGCCCCGGCAAAGCCATTTTCTCGGATAGCTCCGCCTACGAGACTGACGTGTCCTTTACGGCTAGCGGACGCTACAATATCATTTTCACGGGCGATGACGGTTACCAGACGGGTTCCGACACGGGAAAGGTCTACGTTTTCGACAGACAGTACACCACGCTAGACCATACCGGCGACGGCATTCCTAGCGGCAAGGGCGCGGCCACCTGGATTTCGGAATTCGACAACTACAGTCCGCATAATTCCGACCACGAATTCCATGTCGCAAACGTGCAGAACGGCTCGGCCGGAAAAATCTACCTACGTTTTGACTTGTCGGCTCTTCCGGGTCCTCTCTTTGACGCAGCCCTCAAGCTGGAATTCGACAAGGAAGCCATCAAGAAGCCCATCCAGTTCAACATCTTTGGACTGAAAGAAACCTCTAAGGAAATGAACTTCGGCGACCAGAAACTGGGCGTCGACTGGGCCGATTACGAACTCACCTGGGAAAACGCTCCGGCAAACATTCCCCAGGCGGGCGGACAGTTCAACATCCGCAAGAACTCGGGTGGCGGCGTCGACACCAAGTATGCGGATTTCCTCGGACTCATCACCCTGAACCCGAAAGCGCCCCTGGGAGCATTCGTCCGTACCCCCACCCTCACTGAATTTTTCAAGAGAAAGCACGCCTCCAACCTTTACACGCTTATTCTCACCGCAGTCGAACCCGGCGAAACCATTCTCCCCTCTGCGGCCGCAGGCAAGGAATTCGCGCCTTCGCTCTACGTCGGCTATTTCGACAACACGCGTTCTGTCGGTGGCGAAGCCATGGACGGTGGCTACACGCTTTCCAAGGTAAACATCGACATCTACAATCTGGAATGTGACTTCGACCTGACCGTGGGCTACCCGCAATTTATCCAAATCGAAATCGTAAACGAATTCGGAAAGCGCATGCTAACGGTTGCCGCCCGCGACCTCGAAGGCGAAAAGAAGACGCACTTCAAGTTCAAGGCAATCGCCTTCCCCACAGGCAAGTACACGCTGCGAGTCATTGGAGAGGCGTTTACCGCCGAACAGAAATTCTACATCTTGAACTAG
- a CDS encoding type II toxin-antitoxin system Phd/YefM family antitoxin: protein MSKVVSAMEVRQNFGSMLNQVSLKDEEIVIERAGKPLARLVSVNAPTAGLLDFRDIGKLPNQIWEE, encoded by the coding sequence ATGTCTAAAGTAGTTTCTGCCATGGAAGTCCGCCAGAATTTTGGCTCGATGTTGAACCAGGTTTCGCTCAAGGACGAAGAAATCGTCATTGAACGAGCCGGTAAGCCTTTGGCGCGTCTTGTTAGCGTGAACGCTCCGACGGCGGGACTTTTGGATTTCCGCGATATCGGTAAACTTCCGAACCAAATTTGGGAAGAGTAA
- the xseA gene encoding exodeoxyribonuclease VII large subunit, with amino-acid sequence MESENKSYTVTQYMKALKQKVESTPAVWVRGVITQINEKARVVYLSIADFEEGNVNPLATVPLYCYSAKFAAIRAKVENYPQPFTLKEQLKVSFLIKADLYIPYGKLQAQILDIDPVYTLGELALTKSAILKRLALEGLLEKNKSLTLADVPIRVGLITGEGTAAYKDFTTKLAESPFNFKVKTAYAKMQGTDTEPTVLAALEELAKDSELDVVCIIRGGGSKTDLNFFDSEALCRAVANYPLPVFTGIGHEIDRSLLDEVAYQSCITPTDTAKRLIDRVADSWNQMLSLAQGIALQTKDLVTSFKQELTYTGNALQQKVNALLQREAMKLTLYKGNMQKDLQFIFRGEQDRIDRNSEGLHQGTRKILDLEKSKFNLMELRVKNADPETTLSKGYTLTLDANGKFVRNKSQLKAGDTLTTRFKDGNVISVVK; translated from the coding sequence ATGGAAAGCGAAAACAAGTCCTATACCGTCACGCAATACATGAAAGCCCTGAAGCAGAAGGTGGAATCGACCCCCGCCGTATGGGTTCGTGGCGTGATTACCCAGATTAACGAGAAGGCACGCGTTGTTTATCTGAGTATCGCGGACTTTGAAGAAGGGAACGTGAACCCGCTCGCCACGGTTCCCCTGTATTGCTATTCGGCAAAATTCGCCGCCATCCGCGCCAAGGTCGAGAATTATCCGCAGCCATTCACGCTCAAGGAACAGCTCAAGGTGAGTTTCTTGATCAAGGCGGACCTGTACATTCCCTACGGTAAGCTGCAGGCTCAAATTCTGGATATCGACCCCGTTTACACGCTCGGTGAACTCGCGCTAACCAAGAGCGCCATTCTAAAGAGGCTCGCCCTAGAAGGCCTGCTTGAAAAGAACAAATCATTGACTCTTGCCGACGTGCCTATCCGCGTAGGCCTCATTACCGGCGAAGGGACCGCCGCCTACAAGGATTTTACCACCAAGCTTGCAGAATCGCCATTTAACTTCAAGGTGAAAACCGCCTACGCCAAGATGCAGGGCACAGACACCGAACCGACCGTCCTTGCGGCCCTCGAGGAACTCGCCAAGGATTCGGAGTTGGACGTGGTATGCATTATCCGCGGTGGCGGAAGCAAGACCGACTTGAACTTTTTCGATAGTGAAGCACTCTGCCGCGCCGTAGCCAACTACCCTCTCCCCGTTTTCACCGGAATCGGGCACGAGATTGACCGAAGCCTGTTGGACGAAGTCGCCTACCAGTCCTGCATTACGCCGACCGACACCGCAAAGCGCTTGATTGACCGCGTTGCAGACAGTTGGAACCAGATGCTTTCGCTTGCGCAGGGAATCGCATTACAGACAAAAGATTTAGTCACCTCGTTCAAGCAAGAGTTGACCTATACGGGGAACGCCCTACAGCAAAAGGTGAACGCGCTATTGCAACGAGAAGCAATGAAGCTTACGCTGTACAAGGGGAACATGCAAAAGGACCTGCAGTTTATTTTTAGGGGCGAACAGGACCGCATCGACCGCAATAGCGAAGGTCTACACCAGGGAACTCGAAAAATTCTCGACCTCGAAAAATCGAAGTTCAACCTGATGGAACTCCGAGTGAAAAACGCCGACCCCGAAACAACGCTATCAAAGGGCTACACCCTTACGCTCGATGCCAACGGGAAGTTTGTACGTAACAAGAGTCAGCTCAAGGCGGGCGACACGCTGACGACAAGGTTTAAGGACGGCAACGTCATTTCTGTTGTGAAGTAA
- a CDS encoding type I restriction enzyme HsdR N-terminal domain-containing protein: protein MTHGTIYDPIRQKEVPDTPEERVRQATVKFLIDEVKVPKNLIAVEFALSTVESSTDDRVDILVQSFKDNADLRHPWLLVECKAPGEYTWEALQVQLNKYLKVLSPKYVMLSLGDAVRYFALDATTKRFQKIDRLPEFTSQQK, encoded by the coding sequence ATGACTCACGGCACTATTTACGACCCCATTCGCCAAAAGGAAGTTCCCGATACGCCCGAAGAACGGGTGCGTCAGGCGACTGTCAAATTTCTGATCGATGAAGTCAAGGTGCCCAAGAACCTGATCGCGGTGGAGTTTGCGCTTTCGACGGTGGAGTCTTCGACCGATGACCGCGTGGACATTCTAGTGCAGAGCTTTAAGGACAATGCGGATTTAAGGCACCCGTGGCTCTTGGTGGAATGCAAGGCTCCCGGCGAATACACGTGGGAAGCCCTGCAGGTGCAGCTGAACAAGTATTTAAAGGTGCTCTCGCCTAAGTACGTGATGCTGTCTCTAGGCGATGCGGTGCGCTACTTTGCGCTGGATGCTACCACGAAACGGTTCCAGAAAATCGATAGACTGCCGGAATTTACTTCACAACAGAAATGA
- a CDS encoding pyridoxal phosphate-dependent aminotransferase: MRRRLLSEGAKELSYEIREIVKKANQLKALGLPIHWENIGDPIEKKCQVPDWIKDIVVDLARTNRSYGYCPSKGMLETREFLVKENNKLGGTQINVDDIVFFNGLGDAIATIYSLLSMNTRIIGPAPAYSTHSSAEAAHAHTAPITYRLQPENHWYPDLEELENKVKYNPSIAGILILNPDNPTGMVYPLDILQKIVDIAKRYGLFIICDEIYNKITYNGAHAYALAEYIGDVPGIALKGISKEYPWPGARCGWAEYYNRDKDEQFDAFCRAIDNAKMVEVCSTTLPQMTIPRVLGDPRFMEHRTALNEKIGRRSAIINEILSDIPELYFNPTYGAFYNTIIFREGTLNSHQTLKIDNPIIKKKVEEWCSKTNNLDYRFVYYLLGAKGICVVPSTSFCTDLKGFRVTLLEEDEEELREVFTTIHDAIVEYLHS; the protein is encoded by the coding sequence ATGCGCAGAAGACTATTGAGCGAAGGTGCCAAGGAACTTTCTTACGAAATCCGTGAAATCGTGAAGAAGGCAAACCAGCTCAAAGCACTCGGTCTCCCGATCCACTGGGAAAACATCGGTGACCCGATTGAAAAGAAGTGTCAGGTACCCGACTGGATCAAGGATATTGTAGTTGACCTCGCCCGCACCAACCGCAGCTACGGTTACTGCCCCTCCAAGGGCATGCTCGAAACACGCGAATTCTTGGTGAAAGAAAACAACAAACTTGGCGGTACGCAGATTAACGTCGACGACATTGTGTTCTTTAACGGCCTCGGTGACGCTATCGCCACCATTTACAGCCTTTTGTCGATGAACACCCGCATTATCGGACCGGCACCGGCTTATTCTACTCATAGCTCTGCCGAAGCAGCCCACGCCCACACGGCTCCGATTACCTACCGCCTGCAGCCGGAAAACCACTGGTACCCGGACCTGGAAGAACTTGAAAACAAGGTGAAGTACAACCCGAGCATTGCGGGCATCCTGATTTTGAACCCGGACAATCCGACGGGTATGGTTTACCCGCTCGACATTCTCCAGAAGATTGTGGACATCGCAAAGCGCTACGGTCTGTTCATTATTTGCGATGAAATCTACAACAAGATTACGTACAATGGAGCACACGCTTACGCACTCGCCGAATACATCGGAGACGTTCCGGGTATCGCTCTCAAGGGTATTTCTAAGGAATACCCGTGGCCGGGCGCTCGTTGCGGCTGGGCCGAATACTACAACCGCGACAAGGACGAACAGTTCGACGCTTTCTGCCGTGCCATCGACAACGCCAAGATGGTGGAAGTCTGCTCGACCACGCTCCCGCAGATGACGATTCCGCGCGTATTGGGTGATCCTCGCTTTATGGAACACCGCACCGCCCTGAACGAAAAGATTGGGCGCCGTAGCGCCATCATCAACGAAATCCTTTCCGACATTCCGGAACTGTATTTCAACCCGACCTACGGTGCATTCTACAACACCATCATCTTCCGCGAAGGAACGCTGAACAGCCACCAGACCTTGAAGATCGACAACCCGATTATCAAGAAGAAAGTGGAAGAATGGTGCAGCAAGACCAACAACCTGGACTACCGCTTCGTTTACTACCTGCTGGGCGCAAAGGGGATTTGCGTTGTGCCTAGCACCAGTTTCTGCACGGATTTGAAGGGATTCCGTGTGACGCTTCTGGAAGAAGACGAAGAGGAACTGCGCGAAGTGTTCACCACGATCCATGACGCCATCGTGGAGTACCTGCATAGCTAG
- a CDS encoding spermidine/putrescine ABC transporter substrate-binding protein, whose product MIYSEYIDPEMITDFQMKTGYQLQLELYGAQEEMIGKLQATGTESYDVIIASDVVIQQMVQLGLIAPIDTNKIPNRINVADPFKNPSYDPTNTYTLPYLWGTTGILYRDTTIDANNVSYQMLLDAKQTKGEFSLLKEARSMLSMALQAKGFSANSTKQSEINQAVDILLKAKQDPHFIGFDESDIGKDKVVSGVDWAAIVFNGEAMDAISEDPTLQYAIPVEGSFMWVDAMTLSSKSQNVKGAYAFMNYILDAKIGAQLAKFINYASPNKAALEVIGEEFKNNRVINPTKEEIDRMVFLRDLGDASKIFDEAWENVITK is encoded by the coding sequence ATGATCTACAGCGAATACATCGATCCTGAGATGATTACAGACTTCCAGATGAAAACCGGCTACCAGTTGCAGTTGGAGCTCTACGGCGCACAGGAAGAAATGATCGGAAAACTTCAGGCGACAGGAACCGAATCATACGATGTCATTATTGCATCGGACGTCGTCATCCAGCAGATGGTGCAGCTTGGCTTGATTGCCCCCATAGACACGAATAAGATTCCGAACCGCATAAACGTTGCAGACCCCTTCAAGAATCCTAGCTACGACCCGACCAATACCTACACGCTCCCCTACCTGTGGGGAACCACGGGCATTCTTTACCGCGACACGACCATCGATGCAAACAACGTAAGCTACCAGATGTTGCTCGATGCTAAACAAACTAAAGGCGAATTTAGTTTGTTAAAAGAAGCCCGTTCCATGCTTTCGATGGCGTTGCAGGCAAAGGGATTTAGCGCAAACAGTACCAAGCAAAGCGAAATCAACCAGGCCGTCGACATTCTGCTGAAAGCAAAACAGGATCCGCATTTTATTGGATTTGACGAATCCGACATCGGCAAGGACAAAGTCGTTTCTGGAGTGGACTGGGCAGCCATTGTATTCAACGGTGAAGCCATGGATGCAATTTCGGAAGACCCTACGCTACAGTACGCTATCCCCGTTGAAGGAAGCTTTATGTGGGTTGACGCCATGACGCTCAGCAGTAAATCTCAAAATGTCAAGGGCGCCTACGCATTCATGAATTACATTCTCGATGCAAAAATCGGCGCCCAGCTGGCAAAGTTTATCAACTACGCCTCTCCGAACAAGGCGGCCCTCGAAGTGATTGGCGAGGAATTCAAGAACAACCGCGTCATCAACCCGACCAAGGAAGAAATCGACCGCATGGTATTCCTCCGCGACCTGGGAGATGCGTCAAAGATTTTCGACGAAGCCTGGGAAAACGTCATCACGAAATAA
- a CDS encoding exodeoxyribonuclease III, with protein MNIYSWNVNGLRSALKKGFTDWFATTKPDILCLQEVRAEVDQIPEEVAKPEGYFAYWNPCRRKKGYSGVGIYTQIEPDRVNYGFDIEEFDEEGRVLQLVFPDWVLNSIYFPNGGQGDDRLDYKLRFYDAFLENSKRWVADGKHVVTLGDYNTCHKEIDIARPKDNEDVSGFLPIERAWMDKYVENGFVDSFRKLHPDERDRYSWWSNRFGARKRNVGWRIDYAFVDEGLVPNIVNAEIHQDVMGSDHCPISIELEPPFAPLPISHEV; from the coding sequence ATGAATATTTACAGCTGGAACGTGAACGGTCTTCGCTCCGCCCTCAAAAAGGGCTTTACGGACTGGTTTGCAACAACGAAGCCGGATATCCTGTGCTTGCAGGAAGTTCGTGCGGAGGTGGACCAGATTCCCGAAGAGGTGGCAAAACCCGAAGGCTACTTTGCCTACTGGAATCCTTGCCGTCGCAAGAAAGGCTACAGCGGGGTAGGTATCTACACCCAGATTGAACCGGACCGCGTGAACTACGGCTTTGACATCGAAGAATTTGATGAAGAAGGCCGCGTTCTCCAGCTTGTTTTCCCGGACTGGGTACTGAACTCCATTTATTTCCCCAATGGTGGACAGGGCGATGACCGCCTCGACTACAAGCTCCGTTTTTACGATGCGTTCCTCGAAAACAGTAAGCGCTGGGTTGCCGATGGCAAGCACGTGGTGACCTTGGGGGACTACAATACGTGCCATAAGGAAATCGATATTGCGCGTCCGAAAGACAACGAAGATGTCAGCGGTTTTTTACCTATCGAACGTGCGTGGATGGATAAGTATGTCGAAAACGGTTTCGTGGATTCTTTCCGCAAACTGCACCCTGACGAACGTGACCGCTATTCGTGGTGGTCGAATCGATTTGGCGCCCGCAAGCGCAACGTGGGTTGGCGTATCGACTATGCCTTTGTAGACGAAGGTCTTGTGCCGAATATCGTGAATGCAGAAATTCACCAGGATGTCATGGGTTCTGACCATTGCCCGATCAGTATCGAACTTGAACCTCCGTTTGCGCCGCTTCCCATTAGTCATGAAGTTTAG